A stretch of the Octopus bimaculoides isolate UCB-OBI-ISO-001 chromosome 8, ASM119413v2, whole genome shotgun sequence genome encodes the following:
- the LOC128248506 gene encoding uncharacterized protein LOC128248506, with amino-acid sequence MKPISSKYVITKNSALSHSVKINILITDLVRIMRNISPLCSPWERQRHTQDFMHHMQFSGYSQKGRIRVYRGASKKFEEIVVKDTNGTQPRYRNKQWNRLQRISDKTNRKNTWYNTDKFQGVMFIDATKHRELARRFRKILKSTKLKINVIAKPGRSIRSIICKTYPFRRTRCVEENCIVYKYSPGINCKTRNVVYRISCMDGDCKNGNTAYIGEMARSLTERVNEHWRDYKNHKQTSVLYQHAKEQHSGVLDLINIEILSSHPDDALLRQIKSRSS; translated from the coding sequence ATGAAACCTATATCTTCAAAGTATGTTATCACTAAGAATTCGGCTCTATCACACAgtgtgaaaattaatatattaataaccGATTTAGTCAGAATAATGAGAAACATATCCCCCCTGTGCAGTCCCTGGgagagacaaagacatacacaagaCTTCATGCATCACATGCAGTTTTCGGGATACAGCCAGAAAGGTAGGATCCGAGTGTACAGAGGAGCTAGCAAGAAATTTGAGGAGATTGTTGTCAAAGATACAAATGGAACACAACCTAGGTACCGTAATAAACAGTGGAATCGACTACAAAGAATTAgtgataaaacaaacagaaaaaacacGTGGTATAATACCGACAAGTTCCAAGGAGTAATGTTTATAGACGCCACAAAACACAGAGAACTGGCCCGCAGATTTagaaaaatcctcaaaagtacTAAGTTGAAGATAAATGTCATAGCAAAACCAGGGAGATCCATTAGGTCGATAATATGCAAAACATACCCCTTCAGAAGGACAAGATGTGTAGAAGAGAACTGCATTGTGTACAAATATAGTCCTGGTATCaactgcaaaaccagaaatgtggtttACAGaataagctgtatggatggtgatTGTAAAAACGGAAACACGGCATACATAGGTGAAATGGCGAGAAGTTTGACTGAGCGtgtaaatgaacattggagggactaCAAGAATCACaaacaaacctcggtgctctaccaacatgccaaagaacaacatagTGGTGTACTGGACCTGATTaacatagaaatcctgtctagtCACCCCGATGACGCATTGTTACGGCAAATAAAGAGTCGGTCCTCGTAA